From Cyanobacteriota bacterium:
TCTCATCCTCTAGACCCTTCTCCCAAGCAAGAAGGGGAACAAAACCAGATTGAAGTTCCTTTCCCCAAGAGGGGAGAGAGCTTTAAGTGAGGGCAACCTGAGCAGTTACGGACGACCTTAAAACCGCAACCTTGAACTGATTGCCAAGACCATCATGCTAGCGAAACGAATCTTGCCCTGTTTGGATGTGAAAGCAGGCCGCGTAGTGAAGGGAGTGAACTTTGTCAACCTTAAGGATGCAGGAGACCCTGTTGAGTTAGCACAGGTCTACAATCAAGCTGGAGCCGATGAGTTAGTGTTCCTTGACATCACGGCTACCCACGAAGATCGCAGCATTATTTTTGATGTGGTCTATCGCACGGCAGAGCAGGTCTTTATTCCCTTGACCGTTGGTGGTGGCATTCAGTCCCTAGAGACGATTCGGGAACTGCTACGAGCGGGTGCAGACAAGGTGAGTATCAATTCAGCTGCTGTCCGAGATCCAGATTTGGTGAATCGAGCTAGCGATCGCTT
This genomic window contains:
- a CDS encoding imidazole glycerol phosphate synthase cyclase subunit, whose amino-acid sequence is MLAKRILPCLDVKAGRVVKGVNFVNLKDAGDPVELAQVYNQAGADELVFLDITATHEDRSIIFDVVYRTAEQVFIPLTVGGGIQSLETIRELLRAGADKVSINSAAVRDPDLVNRASDRFGAQCIVVAIDARRRTDPTNPGWDVYVRGGRENTGLDAVAWAVEVTKRGAGELLV